The Mya arenaria isolate MELC-2E11 chromosome 16, ASM2691426v1 genome includes a window with the following:
- the LOC128221583 gene encoding uncharacterized protein LOC128221583 — MRNVTVEIVKRKTNSAVRFEPMNSCLNELTTVSLTLQREDIDLSSTVTKQQASELNLKYIHANQSQVLDDSPLDNDTDSYMYKESTLQNFIPDETLIRHKKQIVQSMLDWLHVRYNLVMYDWYNLVMYDRYNLVLHDRYNMVMCERYNQVMYDRYNLVMYDRYNQVMYDRYNLVMYDWYNLVMYDRYNLVMYDRYNLVMYDRYNLAMYDWYNLVMYDRYNLVMYDWYNLVMYDRYNLIMYDRYNLIMCDMCNLIMYDRYNLIMYNRYNLIMYDRCDMIMCDRYNLIMYDRYNLIMYDMGNLIMYDIGNLIMYDRYNLIMCDMCNLIMYESHNLIMYDMCNLIMYDMYDLIMCDMCNLIMYDRYNLIMFDMCNLIMYDMGNLNMYDRYNLIMYDRYNLIMYDMGNLIIYDRYNLIMCGMCNLIMYDRYNLIMYERFNLIMYDRCNLLICDMCNLIMYDIGNLIMHDRYNLIMCDMCNMIMFDRYNLIMYDMVNLIMYDIRNLIMNDRYNLIMFDMCNLIMYDRYNLIMCDMCNLIMFDIGNLIMYDIGNLIMYDRYNLIMYDMCNLIICDMCNLIMCDMCNQINYDMCNLIMNDRYYLIIYDMCILIMYDRYNLIMCDMCNLIMYDRYNLIMYDMGNLIMYDISNLIMYDRYNLIMFDMCNLIMYDRYNLIMCDMCNLIMHDRYNLIMYDIGYLIMYDRYNLIMYDIGNLIMYDRYNLIMCEMRNLIMYDISNLIMYDRCNLIICDMCNLIMYDRYNLIMCDMCKLIMYDMCNLIMCDMCNLNMYGMCNLIMYDMCNLVMCDMCYLIMYDMCILIMYDMYDKFKRK, encoded by the exons ATGAGAAATGTCACTGTAGAAATTGTCAAGAGAAAAACCAACTCTGCTGTTAGATTTGAACCTATGAACTCCTGCTT GAATGAACTTACAACTGTAAGTCTGACATTGCAGCGTGAGGACATTGATTTAAGTAGTACAGTGACCAAGCAACAAGCATCAGAGCTGaacttgaaatatatacatgccAATCAAAGCCAGGTCCTCGATGATAGTCCACTTGATAATGATACAGATAGTTACATGTACAAGGAATCCACACTACAGAACTTCATTCCAGATGAAACATTGATTAGGCATAAGAAACAGATTGTGCAAAGCATGCTTGATTGGCTTCATGTCag GTACAACCTGGTTATGTATGACTGGTACAACCTGGTTATGTATGACAGGTACAACCTGGTTTTGCATGACAG GTACAACATGGTTATGTGTGAGAGGTACAACCAGGTTATGTATGACAGGTATAACCTGGTTATGTATGACAG GTACAACCAGGTTATGTATGACAGGTATAACCTGGTTATGTATGACTGGTACAACCTGGTTATGTATGACAGGTACAACCTGGTTATGTATGACAG GTATAACCTGGTTATGTATGACAGATATAACCTGGCTATGTATGACTGGTACAACCTGGTTATGTATGACAG GTACAACCTGGTTATGTATGACTGGTACAACCTGGTTATGTATGATAGGTATAACCTGATCATGTATGACAGGTATAACTTAATTATGTGTGACATGTGTAACCTGATCATGTATGACAGGTATAACCTGATCATGTATAACAGGTATAACCTGATCATGTATGACAGGTGCGATATGATCATGTGTGACAG GTATAACCTGATCATGTATGACAGGTATAACCTGATTATGTATGACATGGGTAACCTGATCATGTATGACATTGGTAACCTGATCATGTATGACAG GTATAACCTGATTATGTGTGACATGTGTAACCTGATCATGTATGAGAGTCATAACCTGATCATGTATGACATGTGTAACCTGATCATGTATGACATGTATGACCTGATTATGTGTGACATGTGTAACCTGATCATGTATGACAG GTATAACCTGATTATGTTTGACATGTGTAACCTGATCATGTACGACATGGGTAACCTGAACATGTATGACAGGTATAACCTGATCATGTATGACAGGTATAACCTGATCATGTATGACATGGGTAACCTGATCATATATGACAGGTATAACCTGATAATGTGTGGCATGTGTAACCTGATCATGTATGACAGGTATAACCTGATCATGTATGAGAGGTTTAACCTGATTATGTATGACAG ATGTAACCTGCTTATATGTGACATGTGTAACCTGATCATGTACGACATTGGTAACCTGATTATGCATGACAGGTATAACCTGATCATGTGTGACATGTGTAACATGATCATGTTTGACAGGTATAACCTGATCATGTATGACATGGTTAACCTGATCATGTATGACATTCGTAACCTGATCATGAATGACAGGTATAACCTGATTATGTTTGACATGTGTAACCTGATCATGTATGACAGGTATAACCTGATCATGTGTGACATGTGTAACCTGATCATGTTTGACATTGGTAACCTGATCATGTATGACATTGGTAACCTGATCATGTATGACAGGTATAACCTGATCATGTATGACATGTGTAACCTGATTATATGTGACATGTGTAACCTGATTATGTGTGACATGTGTAACCAGATCAATTATGACATGTGTAACCTGATCATGAATGACAGGTATTACTTGATAATATATGACATGTGTATTCTGATCATGTATGACAGGTATAACCTGATCATGTGTGACATGTGTAACCTGATCATGTATGACAGGTATAACCTGATCATGTATGACATGGGTAACCTGATCATGTATGACATTAGTAACCTGATCATGTATGACAGGTATAACCTGATTATGTTTGATATGTGTAACCTGATCATGTATGATAGGTATAACCTGATCATGTGTGACATGTGTAACCTGATCATGCATGACAGGTATAACCTGATCATGTATGACATTGGTTACCTGATCATGTATGACAGGTATAACCTGATCATGTATGACATTGGTAACCTGATCATGTATGACAG GTATAACCTAATAATGTGTGAAATGCGTAACCTGATCATGTATGACATTAGTAACCTGATCATGTATGACAG ATGTAACCTGATTATATGTGACATGTGTAACCTGATCATGTATGACAGGTATAACCTGATTATGTGTGACATGTGTAAACTGATCATGTATGACATGTGTAACCTTATTATGTGTGACATGTGTAACCTGAACATGTATGGCATGTGTAACCTGATCATGTATGACATGTGTAACCTGGTTATGTGTGACATGTGTTACCTGATTATGTATGACATGTGTATTCTGATCATGTATGACATGTATGACAAATTTAAGCGCAAATAA